The proteins below come from a single bacterium genomic window:
- a CDS encoding NAD(P)-dependent oxidoreductase — MANARVVMWTEGETGPRFRLDESEIAAAGGVIRNVACRDDAERIAAARDAYVLVAAHVQVTEPLFAACPGLVGVVRTGIGLDTVDITAATRHGVCVAHVPDFCYDEVADTAMTLLLAVARKVRLADQHVRGGSWRPSALLPMRRFRGQTMGLVAFGHIARMVAERAKGFGFQPVAFDPYVEAPAM, encoded by the coding sequence ATGGCGAACGCTCGGGTCGTGATGTGGACGGAGGGCGAGACGGGACCCCGGTTCAGGCTGGACGAGTCGGAAATTGCCGCGGCCGGCGGTGTGATCCGCAACGTGGCGTGCCGGGATGACGCGGAACGGATCGCCGCCGCCCGCGACGCATACGTGCTCGTCGCCGCGCACGTCCAGGTCACCGAACCGCTCTTCGCGGCCTGCCCGGGCCTCGTCGGCGTGGTCCGCACGGGGATCGGCCTCGATACCGTCGATATCACCGCGGCGACCCGCCATGGGGTCTGTGTCGCGCACGTTCCGGACTTCTGCTACGACGAGGTTGCGGACACGGCGATGACGCTGCTCTTGGCTGTGGCGCGCAAGGTCCGCCTCGCCGACCAGCACGTCCGCGGCGGATCGTGGAGGCCGAGCGCGCTCTTGCCGATGCGGCGCTTCCGGGGACAGACCATGGGGCTCGTGGCATTCGGCCATATTGCCCGTATGGTCGCGGAGCGCGCGAAGGGGTTTGGCTTCCAGCCGGTCGCGTTCGATCCGTACGTGGAGGCCCCGGCGATG